The DNA region GGCTCCTGTAATTGCAAGAGTTTTGTTTAAAGGACCTGCATCAATTAAGCTGCCGTTGTTAAAACTATAATGTCCAACAAGGCCGGTTGCACCCACATTGTAAGATACTCCCACTTGCGCCGAATTGGCATTTTGCGCTAGTTCGTTGATTTCTCCGTCATTTAAGACACGAGTATATACGCGAGCTTCTGCAATCGCACCGCTAAAAAATTGATTCAGACTAGGTAGTCCCCCTACACTAATATTTCCAGAAGGTGTAATAGGTGCCGCGATTGATTCCGAACAAATATGTTTTCCATTGATATACATTTTCCAATTTCCTGCTGAACTAGAAGTTGCAGTAATATGCGTCCAAATATTTGTGGGAAGGGTAAACTGACAATTAACACCCCAAGCAGAATTTTGTTGTAAGATGGTTAATTTATTTCCAATTGAATTTCGTAACAATAGACTGTACCCGTTCGACAATCCACCTACGGCTAATATCTGTTGTTCGTTTCCTGTACCGGCACCATTCCATTTTACCCATGCTGCGAGTGATACATTCGTTATGTTTACAGTTGGAGAGGTAGGATTGGATAGATAGCTACCGCTCACAAAGTTGTAAGCTCCATTTGCTTCATTAAATCTTCCTGTGGTTAATGTCGCCGACCCGCTTATGGTTAAATGATTAGTACCCGCATTGTCAATTGGTATTTTATTTAACGGATAATAAGCAATTAAACCTTCATTGATAACTTTTCTAACTCCATGTAATTGGGTAACAAATAAAGCTTTTCCTGCAGTATATATGTAGGACGGGGAAGTTAAAGAGCCTTGAATTCCTACTCCATTGACGGATACTCCACTTCCGTTTCCGACTATAGTCCATACTTTTTTGGGTACAATTTCAATTTGTCGAATATAATTTGTCCCGTTATCTGCTACGTAAAGAAATGTACCGTCATGCGTAATACTACTCGGACTACTAAATTTTGCACTCGTTCCAATTGCATCGACATTTTCGGAGGCTCCCGTGGTACCAGCAAAAACGGATTGGCCTCCTCCAGATGTATCGATTTGTAAGATTGTATGTGAACCTTTATTGGCCACATATAGAAATGTTCCGAGCAGTGTAATTCCTTCCGGAGAATTTAAAAATCCACCGCTAGAAAGGGTCGTAACTTCTTTTGTGTTCAAATCTAGTTTTCTAATTCTATTTCCTCCGGCTTCGGCAATATATAAAATATTTCCTTCTAATGCTAAGCCTGCCGGCTGATCAAACTTTGCCGCAGTTCCGAAACCATCCAAATATCCTGCTACTGGATTAATTGCTGTATTATCTCCGGCTATTGTTTCTGTTAATCCAGTAGAAATTAGAATTCTTTTGATTCTATTGCCCCCTGTCCCGGAGGCAGATTCAGAAACGTATAAATATGTACCGTCAGTCGCGATACCTCTCGGAAAACTTAGAGATGAAATTAAACCGGTTCCATTACTATTTCCTGCGGAGCCATTTCCAGCTATGGTTGTAACTAGGCCGCTAGAATCGACTTTTCGGATTTTATGGTTACCCGAATCAGATACGTACAGGTTTATAGTATCTGATATCACTCCGGCAGGATTATTAAATCTAGCCAAAATACCTATCGCATCATTATCCCCGGATAATAGACTTCCAACGGCTTCATTGATATTACCTTGGTATAAATGAAAACCGTTAGCCGATAAAGGTAAACCTTGTATTCCTGTTCCATTGGAAAAGCCATATACACAATTTACATCGACTGTGATGTCTGAAGCCCCTGCTATTCCGCTTAAATTTGCTCCTGAATCAATTAATGTACAGATTTGCCCAATTGGTTGGCTAGTTATTAATACATTAAATGGAGAACCGGGCGCAATATCAGCTATCGTTTGATAGGATGTTGATGTTCCGCCTGCCGTTACATTGACTGAAGAAGTTCCATTTGAAATAGTGAGACCTGTTCCAAGAGCAATTCCTGAAGTAACAGTACCAATTACTTTATTATTTGGTGCTGTTGTAAATGTAGATGTAAATGCATTCATAGTAATTCCATTTATATCAGCCATATTACTAATGGCTACTGTATGAGATTGAAGTGCGGTAAGAGTGGCACTAGGATCAAACTGTGTTTGTATTAAGGAGATTGTCGAAACTGTACCGGCTACTGCTGCTGCCTCGGTAAGCGTAAAGTTTGCTCCCACAAAAGTAGCGGTATTCATGTCTTCGCTAAAGGTAACGTCTACATTAGCTGTCAGTAATACAGAAGTAGCCCCGTCAGTTGGAGTAATAGATACTACAACTGGTTTTGCTGTATCTGCTTCGGTTACGCTTGCTGTAAATATTTGTAATAGGTTTCCTACCGCTCCGGATAATCCAGGAGTAGCGGTTGTGGTTAAATCAGGTTTAGCCCCAGTGTCAAAACTGCCTTCATTAAATTTTAGATAGAGAATCGAATCATCTATCGTATCAATAATTGAACATGCTGTAGAAACGGAAGTTCCATGATCTAAGGTTACTCCTGAGTAACCGGCAATCAACCAATTAGTGGTTACTGTTCCAACACTATCTAGCGAATATCCTGGAAATGTACTATCAGTAACGGCATTAGTAAAACTGAGTTTGTAATGGTCAATCCTTCCATTGGCATCGCAGTCAAGAGTTTCTGCCGAAAGGATTCCAATATCATTATCAGTAATGGTTACTGTTTGCGTAGCACCACCGCTAATGCTGGAATTTATAGGAGCGGAGAAGGTAATGGTAAATGTTTCATCGCCTTCGTAGATGGTATCATCAGTTATTGGAATATTAAAATTAGCCGTAGTAGCACCAGCCGGAATAGTGAAAGTTTGTGTTACTTGTGCCGTGTAATCCGAGCCTGCGGTTGCTGATCCATTTGCTGTATTTAGAGTAACACTAGAATCTAATCCTGATATTGCTGATAGAGTAGCGCTTAAAGAGTAGTTGCCTACAGCTTCCCCGAAGCTAATTGTAGTTCCGGAAGTAAAGGAAATAGTTGGGGCTGTTTCGTCATTTGTAATGGTAGCTGTATGTGTTAACGTACCTGAAGCGGTGGCATTTGTAGGAGTTCCCATATCTATTACAACTGTTTCATCTGCTTCGTAGAGGGTTTCATTTACAATATTAATTGTAATCGTAGCTGTTGTGGAACCAGCTGGAATGTTTAAAGGAGAAGCAGTAATGGAATAATCTGTTCCGCCTCCTATTGCGGTTGATGTCCCGTTTATAGTGAAAGGAATATCTACACTAAGCCCACTGGCGGCACTTAGCTGTGCGGTTACTGTCATTGTACCGGCGTTTTCTGCTACAGATTGCGAAACTGCTGTAAATTGAACTGTCGGAATTGGGTCATCGTCTGTAATTAAATAAGTATGGTTTGTATTTCCGCCCAATGTTGCGCTAGAGGGATTTGAGATTGTAATGATTATTGTTTCATTTATTTCATCTAAAGCATCGTTGTTGATAGTCAATGCAATATTTTGAGAAGTAACGCCAGTAGTAAAGGTAAGAGTTCCATTTGCTAAAGTAAAATCTGCAGCAGTAGCAGTTCCACCTGTTACCGCATAATCAACCGTAACCGTTGTGCCATAGGCAGCTGAAAGACTCACAGGAACATTCACGGAAGTAGTTGATTCTAAATTACTACTTGTAGTTGTATCAAAAGCTACGGTCGGTGGATCATCATCGGTAATCGTATATGTATGAACTGTATTTCCACCTAGTGTAGAATTAGTGGGATTACTAATTGTTACAATAACGGATTCATTTATTTCTGTTAAGGAGTCATTTGCGACTGTGAATGAAATGTTTTGAGAAGCTGTACCTGCGGCAAACGTCAATGTTCCACTATTAAGTGTAAAATCCGTACCAGAGCCAGTCGCTGTTCCTCCAGTTACCGCATAATCAACGGTAACCGTTTGACCAGATACTAAAGATAAACTTACTGGAATTGTTACCGCGGTAGTAGATTCTAAATTTGTGCTACTGGCAGTATTGAATGCAATTGTAGGAATTGGATCATCGTTCGTAATCGTTATTGTATGCGTTAAATTTCCAGAAGCAGTAGCATTTGTGGTTGCTCCCATATCGAGCACAATGGTTTCATTTGCTTCGTTCACTGCATCGTTTATGATTGTTACAGTTAAGTCTGCAGAGAGGGAACCTGCTGGAATAATAAGTGGAGTTGCGGATAATGTAGATTCTCCAATACCGTTTGTGGAAATTGCATTTCTTGTGATAGGTATTGTGACATTTAAACTGCTAATGGCGCTTAATTGAGCGGTTACAAGTATACTTCCACCTGATTCTACAATACTTTGGCTAACAGTAGTAAACTGCACAGTTGGAGTTGGATCATCATCAGTTATTGTGTAAGTTAAAGAAGGAGTCGCTCCGAGAATTGCGCCGATTGGATTGGAGAGGGTAATTATAATTGTCTCATCAAGTTCATCTAAAGAATCATTTGCAATATTGAGGCTGATGTTTTGTGTAGTTGCGCCTCCACCGGTAAAAGTTAAAGTTCCACTTGCTAAAGTAAAATCAGCAGCTGTTGCAGTTCCACCTGTGACCGCATAGTCGATAGTAGCATTTAGACTGGAAGAAAGATTGACGGGAATTGTTACATTTGTCAAAGATTCACTTCCTGCCAAAGTCGCAGAGGCAAAGGAAATATTTATATTAAAAACAACAGAGATAAAAATCGAAGTTGTTGCCGAAGTTACATCGCCTACAGCCGTTACAGTGTAATTAGTTGCTATTTGGGTTACTGTTGGTAATCCGCTAATAGCACAGGTGAGTGGATCAAATACTAAACCTGTAGGAAGGGAAGGGGAAATGGAACAGGTGTTAATGTTTTCTGAATGAGTTGGCGTTTGGGTAGTGATTGTTTGGTTTACTGGGAAAACAAATGAATTAGGAGTGTAAACAATTGTTAGTGTGGGGGCGGAATTGGAAGTAGTATTTGTGTTTCCAAAGAGCAGTGGCAAATACTGGAGTAGAGATCTTTCAACGTCTGGACTACATGCAGATTGCAATATTATGAGAACACTAAGGATAAAATATTGAAACGTTTTCATGTTACTAAACCTCTTTTCATATTAGAACTTTTGGCTTTTATTTGGCAGAAATTAAACTACAACTGGTATATTTAACAAGTCATTTTTCTTTTTTTTGCGATCTATTTAAAAATAAATCATAGCAGGCTTGGGGAATCGATTTTCTATAACAAGAGCCAAAAGTAATTACCCAATTGGCTTTTTAAAAATAGCGTTTGGTAGAAGCAAATGTAGCATATTCGATTTAGAAATTATGTAATTTACTTAAGAATTAAACTATAATCGGATAAATACAATAGGACTAAATAAGTCTTGTATGATTTGAACGACAAAAACAATCAAATTCAATCAGTTGTAATAATTGGAATTTTAGAGTCGAATAGAGGAAATAATATTGATTTGGCTTTATTTCCTTGGAATAAAATTGGGATACAGGAACGAATTGGAACCGGAATTTGGTAGAATCGAAACAACTCGGAGATTT from Leptospiraceae bacterium includes:
- a CDS encoding Ig-like domain-containing protein → MKTFQYFILSVLIILQSACSPDVERSLLQYLPLLFGNTNTTSNSAPTLTIVYTPNSFVFPVNQTITTQTPTHSENINTCSISPSLPTGLVFDPLTCAISGLPTVTQIATNYTVTAVGDVTSATTSIFISVVFNINISFASATLAGSESLTNVTIPVNLSSSLNATIDYAVTGGTATAADFTLASGTLTFTGGGATTQNISLNIANDSLDELDETIIITLSNPIGAILGATPSLTYTITDDDPTPTVQFTTVSQSIVESGGSILVTAQLSAISSLNVTIPITRNAISTNGIGESTLSATPLIIPAGSLSADLTVTIINDAVNEANETIVLDMGATTNATASGNLTHTITITNDDPIPTIAFNTASSTNLESTTAVTIPVSLSLVSGQTVTVDYAVTGGTATGSGTDFTLNSGTLTFAAGTASQNISFTVANDSLTEINESVIVTISNPTNSTLGGNTVHTYTITDDDPPTVAFDTTTSSNLESTTSVNVPVSLSAAYGTTVTVDYAVTGGTATAADFTLANGTLTFTTGVTSQNIALTINNDALDEINETIIITISNPSSATLGGNTNHTYLITDDDPIPTVQFTAVSQSVAENAGTMTVTAQLSAASGLSVDIPFTINGTSTAIGGGTDYSITASPLNIPAGSTTATITINIVNETLYEADETVVIDMGTPTNATASGTLTHTATITNDETAPTISFTSGTTISFGEAVGNYSLSATLSAISGLDSSVTLNTANGSATAGSDYTAQVTQTFTIPAGATTANFNIPITDDTIYEGDETFTITFSAPINSSISGGATQTVTITDNDIGILSAETLDCDANGRIDHYKLSFTNAVTDSTFPGYSLDSVGTVTTNWLIAGYSGVTLDHGTSVSTACSIIDTIDDSILYLKFNEGSFDTGAKPDLTTTATPGLSGAVGNLLQIFTASVTEADTAKPVVVSITPTDGATSVLLTANVDVTFSEDMNTATFVGANFTLTEAAAVAGTVSTISLIQTQFDPSATLTALQSHTVAISNMADINGITMNAFTSTFTTAPNNKVIGTVTSGIALGTGLTISNGTSSVNVTAGGTSTSYQTIADIAPGSPFNVLITSQPIGQICTLIDSGANLSGIAGASDITVDVNCVYGFSNGTGIQGLPLSANGFHLYQGNINEAVGSLLSGDNDAIGILARFNNPAGVISDTINLYVSDSGNHKIRKVDSSGLVTTIAGNGSAGNSNGTGLISSLSFPRGIATDGTYLYVSESASGTGGNRIKRILISTGLTETIAGDNTAINPVAGYLDGFGTAAKFDQPAGLALEGNILYIAEAGGNRIRKLDLNTKEVTTLSSGGFLNSPEGITLLGTFLYVANKGSHTILQIDTSGGGQSVFAGTTGASENVDAIGTSAKFSSPSSITHDGTFLYVADNGTNYIRQIEIVPKKVWTIVGNGSGVSVNGVGIQGSLTSPSYIYTAGKALFVTQLHGVRKVINEGLIAYYPLNKIPIDNAGTNHLTISGSATLTTGRFNEANGAYNFVSGSYLSNPTSPTVNITNVSLAAWVKWNGAGTGNEQQILAVGGLSNGYSLLLRNSIGNKLTILQQNSAWGVNCQFTLPTNIWTHITATSSSAGNWKMYINGKHICSESIAAPITPSGNISVGGLPSLNQFFSGAIAEARVYTRVLNDGEINELAQNANSAQVGVSYNVGATGLVGHYSFNNGSLIDAGPLNKTLAITGAATSSGIIGKDGDTNSAYSFSMNSGQYLNATTLGLPLNTSPRTICAWIKPDQTPSNSVIVSYGVGSPNNAFGISAYTANTIQVWNWTAPGANFTLEKPFRINDWQHICAMFDGTNVVVTYDGKSLGSQTFGTATTTASGVFRVGSNVNSASTFPGKIDDVRIYNNALSVTQVRELAVQVPEGLVARYDFQGDTKDVSGFGSDGSISGTVTPTSDRFGNSASAYKMPITLGNKITAPDTYAPMGASPRTLCLWFRTEPGSFSPVPFGYGNQGAGLEVIAVWLQSENLVRLWGQGADVNANVTILDYVWHHACATNNGTIGQVYVNGRQIASAGQVLNTVSDGFLSMGSYLNTREFAGSIDDMRVYNRVLTPGEIKALSGYHPIQVSSWNSSIGASSLKMHLQADSLSTSTTNVSLWKDSAGNGLDISQGTGADQPTYLSSGINGKPVVQFISNKYLTRPCSIDIGSLNNTIIGVMNNSVGGGTHKVLLHHGTKLLYYNGSNEFSLFNEVENNQKIASSTDFNSSVSIDPNMIFALNHNGTTGAMYKNNFNVSGIVNTTPGYNCSSALYFGRPSFVGDGFNGTVGEFLYFNATLPVGDRLTVSCYLSAKYGIPLAGGTVCP